A single window of Vigna unguiculata cultivar IT97K-499-35 chromosome 1, ASM411807v1, whole genome shotgun sequence DNA harbors:
- the LOC114176021 gene encoding spermidine hydroxycinnamoyl transferase-like, whose amino-acid sequence MVSIQSRYTVFPSETTPNETLFSLCEQIKLRTHAPLLYVFKPHPHHDASSFVNILRHALSKALTIYYPVAGRLSWIQGGRWELHCNAKGAQILEAICKDVTLDDLGDFVPTHLVSQLIPNIDYDVPIEDTPLLVAQLTRFPCGGVTIGVALCRGAIDGIATMRFMNTWAKLARGENVEKAPCHDRNVLNSYKGNSGLHDHSEFHPPPPWLGPLEKDTKVAVATVKLTGEQVKKLKHKGNLANTGPSSQQRYSTFEVVSGHLWRCVSKARYAGKREQPTRLTTLVNCRHRMKPPLPEDYAGNTAFPTVTPTCSFGEIMQRPLSYAVGNVRVALERVTGEFVESALDHIDREKDMNLIRYNFHYPAPSVHKGAYKGNPNLFVVSWMNFSFKDADFGWGEPLYFGPGFMDSEGKAFLLNEANGDGIIVAISLEASHMDAFKKFFYADIEQESLISKL is encoded by the coding sequence ATGGTGAGCATTCAATCTCGATACACTGTGTTCCCCTCAGAAACCACCCCCAACGAAACACTCTTCTCCCTGTGCGAGCAAATCAAGCTTCGCACCCATGCACCACTCCTTTACGTCTTCAAGCCACACCCTCATCACGATGCATCAAGTTTTGTCAACATTCTGAGGCATGCTCTAAGCAAAGCCTTGACGATCTATTACCCAGTTGCGGGTAGGTTGAGTTGGATCCAAGGGGGACGATGGGAGCTTCATTGCAATGCCAAGGGTGCCCAAATATTGGAAGCCATTTGCAAAGACGTGACTTTGGATGATTTGGGTGATTTTGTGCCTACCCATTTGGTGTCACAGCTCATACCAAACATCGACTATGATGTTCCCATTGAGGACACGCCATTGTTGGTTGCGCAGCTTACGAGGTTCCCTTGTGGCGGCGTTACCATTGGGGTGGCTTTGTGTCGAGGGGCCATCGACGGAATCGCAACCATGCGGTTCATGAACACGTGGGCCAAGTTGGCTCGTGGGGAGAACGTGGAAAAGGCACCGTGCCATGATCGAAATGTTTTGAATTCGTACAAGGGTAACTCCGGGTTGCACGATCATTCGGAGTTTCACCCTCCTCCTCCTTGGTTAGGTCCCTTGGAGAAAGACACCAAGGTGGCGGTTGCAACAGTGAAGCTCACGGGTGAACAAGTGAAGAAGCTCAAGCACAAGGGGAATCTCGCGAACACTGGTCCTAGTTCACAACAACGTTATTCAACTTTTGAGGTTGTTTCAGGGCACTTGTGGAGGTGTGTGAGTAAAGCACGTTATGCAGGGAAAAGAGAGCAACCTACGAGGTTGACCACTTTGGTTAATTGTAGGCACCGAATGAAGCCACCACTTCCTGAAGATTATGCAGGGAACACAGCATTTCCGACAGTGACACCAACATGTTCTTTCGGTGAAATCATGCAGAGGCCATTGAGTTATGCGGTTGGGAACGTTAGGGTTGCGCTTGAAAGAGTAACCGGGGAGTTTGTGGAGTCTGCACTTGATCACATAGATAGGGAGAAAGACATGAATTTGATTAGGTATAATTTTCACTACCCTGCCCCAAGTGTGCACAAGGGAGCATACAAGGGGAACCCGAATCTTTTTGTTGTGAGTTGGATGAATTTCTCGTTCAAGGATGCGGATTTTGGATGGGGAGAACCCTTGTATTTTGGCCCTGGATTCATGGATTCTGAAGGAAAAGCATTTCTTTTGAATGAGGCTAATGGGGATGGCATCATTGTGGCCATTTCCCTCGAAGCATCTCACATGGATGCtttcaagaaatttttttaCGCTGATATCGAGCAGGAATCTCTCATTTCCAAACTGTGA